In Chryseobacterium salivictor, the DNA window GCCTATTCAGCGATGTCGGTTGATGCAGATTTCCGAAGCGCCGACTGGTGTGAAAAGCACGATGTTTATCATTCGGTATCAGAAAATATTGAGAAAATGGATGAGAAAATTAATGCGTTCATGGAAAAATTATCTTCAAGAAGTTCAGATGCTTTGGCTTTAATTAAAAAAGTTTCGTGGGAAGGAACCGAACATTTTGACCAATTAATGCCGGAAAGAATATTGATGAGTGCTTCTTTGATTTTAGAAGATTCTGCCAAAGAAAATATTGGGAAAATTAAAGAAAGGCTTCGTGCGAAATAGTGATGAAGACAAATATTTATAGAAAAAGTTCTGATTTTATGCGCTAATTTTGATAGTGCAAAACATATTATCAAAGAAGCAGAAATTAATTTTTCCGCTTCTTTTATTTTCACTAAAATATATTTTCGGTTTCGGTTATTAGACCTGATTACTTTTGATTTGTGCTGTTTTCTTTTTCCTTCCTTTTATAAAAAGCAAGTGCTACATGAATTTCAAAATAAGAAAACTCTTCGCCCAGTTCTTCTTTTATTGCTTTTAAAGATGGAATAGTCTGCGTTTTAGCAAAAGAAATAATCGGATCTATTTTATTGATATCCATCAGTTCGCTAGCTTTAATGGTGCCCACCTCCACAAAATTGGCTAGGTGATTTTGAATCGTATTCAAAGACAAATTTCTGTTTTTTGCAATATCTTCTATACTGTTGGCCGCTTTGTACATCTGAAAAGTTGTGGTATAAGTTCCGGCTTGGTATTGATTTTCTTTTTTCGGCGTACTTTGTTTCTTCGGCTTTTTTTCGGAGATCTTACTGGTCAGATTATTTTTGCTGCAGTATTCTGAGATTAAATCTAAAAATATTTCCCCGTATTTTTCAATTTTAAAGGCTCCGAAACCACTGATCTGGCTAAGTTCTTCTTTGGTATGGGGAAGATAACTTGCTAATTCGAGCAGCGTGGCATCAGAAAAGATAACATAAGGAGGTACATTTTCTTGCTCGGCTTGCTGTCTTCTTAAAACTCTTAATTCATTAAATAATTCCGGATGTTCTTCTACTTCATTTTTCGGATATGAGATTTCTGTTTCTGCTACAGTCACTGCTTTGGCGAACGCTCTTACTTTTTGAAGGTTGACTTTTTTCCGGTTAAATAAAACTTCTTTACTTTTTTCTGTCAGTTTTAAAACAGGGAATTCTTCGTTCGATTCCTGTAAAAAACCATTGAGCAGTAATTGTTTTGTTAATTGTTGCCAATATGTTTTTTCAGTGTTTCTGCCGATTCCATAAGTTGGTAAACCACGCATGTAATCCGTAATTTTCGCTCCTTTTGATCCGCGGAGAAAATCAATAATTAAATTTTTTCCGTAACGTTCTTTCAAACGGAAAATGGCACTCAGTAATTTTTGGGCATCAATAGTGGCGTCCCAATTTTCAAAATCGCTGAGACAATAGTCGCAGGAATTACAGTTTCCGGGATGTGATTCTCCAAAATATTCCATCAGATATTGTCGTCTGCATCTTTGCATCTCGGCAAAGTCGGTCATTTGTTGCAATTTTTTCAACATCAAAGTAGATTGCTCCTCGTTACCTTCGATCATTGCAAATTTCTTCAGCTTCATTACATCCGCATTGGAGTAAAATAAAATCGCTTCACTCGGCAATCCATCTCTTCCGGCTCTTCCCGTTTCCTGGTAGTAACTTTCTATATTTTTGGGAAGATCTGCATGCATTACAAAACGGACATTACTCTTATCGATTCCCATTCCAAACGCAATGGTAGCAACCATTACTCTGATTTTATCCTTGATGAAATCATCCTGAACCTGCGCG includes these proteins:
- a CDS encoding helix-turn-helix domain-containing protein encodes the protein MYKAANSIEDIAKNRNLSLNTIQNHLANFVEVGTIKASELMDINKIDPIISFAKTQTIPSLKAIKEELGEEFSYFEIHVALAFYKRKEKENSTNQK